The stretch of DNA TTCACCACCGCCGACACACCTTTCTTGCCGTCGTCATCAGTCAACACCTCCGGCGTCGTCCACCGCTCTTTGAATCACTACTTTTACAGGTAATTATCTTATTATTCATCAATCATCATCTTCGTCTTTgaaattattaatttaatttgTGCTATTACGCCTCTCGGAAGTCTAATTCTAGATAAATTATTTGGTTTTGATGATATTTAGAAGGTTAAGATCAGTTTTTCTCTTTCAATTTCTTGGTAGTGAATCTCATATTATTGATTATGTTATTTGATGGTAATAGTTAATGATGGCGAGAACCTAAATAATGATGAATTCTAGATAAATCGTTTAGTTTTGATGATACGTATTAAGAATGCTAACATCAGTTTGAGAGCAATCAAACAGCAAATCCCAAATAAGAGTAAATGTGAAGGACtcttaatgtgtgcccttagggTAAATGTAAAAATCAACTCATTTATTCCATGTTTAGTAAAATATTCCTTTAACTCTTTCTATATTTAGACTCTTAATCTGTGCGCTTgaggcacacgttagaaaaacccacACACAAGAAATTTTAGTACAAATACGGAGAACTATCCAGCTATATATGAGGCACCCAAACCGAGCTACATGATACGGAGTAACTCACAACGCGACTCCCGTCAAGCTCGACAGAATGCAGCTACACCCACCTCCAACAATCTCTAACAATCtctacaaaataaaataaagagaaatgaaatttaaatcagaataaaaagaacaaaatttgGGAATACATCTACGTGGAAATTAAAGAATTCAGAACAAGTATTTCAAATAAAAATTTGACGATGATATACTTACGATTCACTTGATGTTTTGAATAGCCACAAAATTTATAGAATATCAATAAATGGGATATGCGAGATCTTGCTCCAATCAGAGCCTATCATCTTTGACACAACTTTCAGAAAGGATTGGACACCCCCAAATACGCAGTTTCCGTAATCGTGTCATCTGTAAGAAAACCTCCTTTGAAGGTATATCTTTCAATTTCTTGCAATTTCCCAACCATAATTCCTCAAGAGATGAAAGACGACCCACCCATTCCGGAAGTTCTTCCAAGTCATCGAATTTCCTTATGTACAACTTACCTACCTAGTTATTATGACACGATGATATTAactgagagaaaaaaaaaaacatcgaaGAAAAATCTTTTGGTCATTGCATATTCGGACTtggaatttgtgattttaatataaCCTTATTGACGAGCTTTTCTTTGCGTTAATTTTGTAAGTTAAACGGCAAACATTTTAACAATAATTATGGGAACTTGATGAGAAACTTTTTCTCAAGTCTTGTGCATCTTCCATTTAATAATCGTAATCCCAAGTTTTTATATGCCCAAAATAAAAGGCGAATGggtaaaacggttttaaatcacTCTTAATATAAAAGCAAGGGATAATTGACCTTATTAACCCTCTTAAAATAACTTCTACACAAGAAAAGATGATCAGATAAGGAAGAATGAAATTTAACACTCACCGCCCCCCACAGGTCACATCCAGCAATCTATAACCTTcctttaaaaattaaaataaagaaGAATGAAATTTAAATCAGAATAAAAGAACAACAAAATTCGGGAATACCTGAACAAGCACTTCTTGAATTACCTTAAAATTTATATCAACAAAATGCAGCAACTCAATTACAAACCCATAGTAAATCCTCACCTTACATCCAGCATTTCATATAAAAATTCCACGATGATATACTTACCTAGTTACGATTCACTCCATGTTTTGAATTTCCTTAAAATTTATCTGAATAGAGGGGATATGCGAGATCTTGCTCCAATCAGAGCCATCATCTTTGACACAGCTTTCAGCTAGGAATGGACACTCCCAAATAGACAGTAGTCTTAATCGTGTCATCTGTAAGAAAACCTCCTTTGATGGTATATCTTTCAATTTCTCGCAACTTCCCAACCGTAATACCTCAAGAGATGAAAGACGACCCACCCATTCTGGAAGTTCTTCCAAGTCATCAAAGTTCCATATGCCCAAAGATTTAATCTGAGTGAGAAGTTGAAGTTGTTCAGGTAGTGACTTTATATTTGGGCATCCTTCCAATTCTAATTCACGGAGAGATTGATTTTGTAGAATGGGAGTCACATCAGAGAAGTATAATTCTTGTTCCTCTTTATCACTAAACCTGCCGGTATTCAATCTCGTTAGGTTAGGAAGATGTTCAACCGCCTTCAACATGGAAATCATCAACTCTATGGAATTTCCAGTTTTAGATAGCTCTTGTAGACCCTTCAACTTGCTGAAATCTGGCGTTGGGCCCTTTACAGATGGACAGTCAATTATTGTGAGCCTCGCCAACGAAACGCATTTTTCCAAGCTGGTAGGGATATTACTTAGTGCTTTACATCCCCAAATAAGAAGCCAGGTAAGGGAAGCGAGTCCATTGAAAAGATCATTTGGAAGAGAAGTAAGAGCATGACAGTTAGTCACTTTTACCGTCTTGAGAGATGCAACGAATTGCAGCTCACCAGGTAGAGACACAAGCTTCTCACATTCATATATCTCGAGTGTCTCAAGCTTCAAGTTCACTTCAGGTGACAACATAGACGAGGGATTTTGTTTGGTAATCTCCAACGATTGGATGCCAACATGTGAAAGTTGTAGTGTTTTAAGGGATTGGAAATAATCCAAGGCGGGAATTGTTTCTAGCTCAGGACAATCTTCAAGTTTAATAACATCAAGAAGAGGAAATACAATTGTTTCTTCTCCTGTGGAGGGCAAGACCCATGTCTTCAGTGATTTGAAATTGAATATCTTAAGCTCTGTCAGAGATGGAAATGACACACGATTAACCTTGTTATTGCCTTGGTTCAAAGGAACAGAATAGAAATCTTTTCCTAAGCTTTCCACTTTGAGTCCACTCAAAACCAGATATTTCAGACAAGGTAGATGTCCTAGTGTAGGGAGCATCTCGCATCTACTGCAATTCAGTAACTTGAAAGATGTGAGATTTTTGAGCAACGAGGGGGAACTTCCACCCTCGGACACAACTGCCATCCTCACCATCCAGGAAGGAAACGTCAGACCAAAGAAGTTTTGTAATTCCAAAGATATTATGTTTGGGTGAGGTTGAAGGCCATCCAAAACATCTTCATCATAGCTCCCTCCGCTAATTTCCTCTCTTTCCTTCGCCCAAGCTAGGATTATATTTGAAACCTTGGCTTTTCCAGCAAGGTCAGCTTCCCTTGCATTATCCTTAGTTTTCACAAGTTCTAGACCAGATATATGAATCTCTCCCATAAGCTTTTGCAGACCCCCCAATTCATTTATAGAccatccatcatcatcatcatcatcatcatcatcaccacccaAAGAAAGACGGGGTAAGGTGTGGATATTAGTTAACTCTCGTAATCCTCTAGATGCGTGCATGAGAGTAGTTGTTGGGATATGAATTAAGTTAGTCAGCCTATACAATATTGCTGGGAGGACCTTCATATCAAAACAGTCAAGAAGTCTGAGTGTTTGCAGAAGGTAAAGTTTCCCGATTGAATCTGGCAATGTTTCAATTGGATTATATGAAACACTGAGGAATCTAAGATGTTTAAGCAAACCAATAGAAGAAGGCAGCTCTTTTATTTCACATGCATCGACTGATAGAGTACGCAGGTACTTTGCATGGGTCAACACATTGTGTGGCAGTCCATTAGAAATTGTTCTCAGCTTCTTTAGTGTCTTTGTTATAGGAAGGTTGGATAGAGCTTCAACATCTTTCGTATCAATAACTAAATGGCGACAACTGTTAATTTTCTGTTCATCTTTTGGTTTCCAGAACAACAGATCTTTCCCAGAAACATCCACGGCAAGATCGTACACTAAATCATGCATGTCGTATTGCATGTGATTTACTTCATTTAGCAATGAATAATTCAGTAAAACCATTAGATACTCCTCACCAATCTCCTCCATTGTCAAACTTTTTGTTTCAGACTGATGAAGAAAACCCTGAGCCAACCAGATATTCACCAATTCATCTTTATCCATCACGTGGCCTTTAGGACGACAAGCAGCACAGTAAGCAAAACATTGCTTTAAAGAGGGACAAGGCAAATGGTCGAAGGTCAACCTTAGTGATGGGAGGATCTGGTTTTCATCATTTTGTGGCAAATCCCATATCTCACTTTTTTCTATTAATTCCCATTCACTTGGAAGCTGCTTCGATTGAAGTATACCTCCGATTGCTTTTATGGCTAAAGGGGCACCGTCACACTTCTTAACAATCCTTTTCCCAATTTCttctaaaattataaaatttgGAGAAGTTTTTTTAAAAGAGCCCAACCTTGCTCTTCTGAGAGTTTTTTTAACGAGTGTGTTACAGCTCGGGATCCCGTTGTGACTTCTTTGAGACGAGTGGTGATTAAAATCAGACATCCTGGAAGTCCCCCGATCCTCTGCAATGCATTTTTCAGGGAACTCCATAACTCTTGATTGTCGCACCATACATCATCAAGGACAAGCAAATACTTTTTATTCTTCAAATTTTCTTGAAGTTTCTTTATGATTGCATCTATGTTGGACAAATTTCCTTTACTTGATGTAACATATTCAAGCATCTCATTCAGGATTCTCGGGATCGGGATGGTGAAATTATCAGACACACTTATCCAAAGCTTTTTCTCAAAATGAGCATCAATATCCTTGCTGTCATATAGGCATCTTGCAAAGGTTGTCTTGCCAAGACCTATTACCGCGTATAGGATCAAACCAAATAGTCAGTCAAACAAAGTACCAAAATAAATACCAACTCATAAAAATTATCTTCAACTTTTCATTATATAGAGACATATTTGTATTTTGATACGTTTTGTCGAGATTAACTCTCAATACCTCTAAAATTAGAATTTGTGATTTTCATTATTTGGAGACGCATTTGTACTATGATACGTTTTGTCGATTATACACACAGTGAGATATGTGATCATGTGATGTTGATTACATAGTGAGATAAACAATGGTGTCAACCAGTTAATTGAATAAAAGTTTGAAGGTAGACAAAACATCGTCGGTCCTCGAGCCCTCTGTTTCAATCAGTGCCAAGCTTTAATGGAACCTTATTTTATacatgttttttatttattttttaagttGGTCTAATACTCCAAGGATGATGCTAAAAATACATATTCTGTTTGGTTAGCATGTTACTCCGTATAAATCTTTTGTACAAggttttgattttatgaaaagtCTTTAATTGTTGTAAGGTAGACTGTTAATATTAATAACACATATCTACTGAGTTTTGCAAATGAGTATTAGTTTATATTCGGAATTATCAACCTGCCTAGAATCCATGATACGTGAGTACATGGTGGTTTATGGCTTATTGTAATGGTCGTTAGTTCAGAATTTGCTgctttttttatttgtttcagtTTTTGGTGAATGAGTATTTACTTACCTTCTAAACTATATAAGCATGGTGGCCTATGAAGCTATGAGTTATGACATATGAGTACTTGAGAAAAAGATTAAACGGTATAAGACATTCCAAAaggaaataggtaaacaaataatccAGACAGAGGTAGTAATTCATTTTTGAATGAATAACTATAATAAATTGTTGGGTTATAACCCGGTATTTTTTCAAATTCTACATGATAACCTTACTTTTCAGAGAACACACGTGGTAACTTTCAACTCTGTTAATACGCATTGCCGTGACCCTTAACTTCTTTTCCAATTGAATTTTGAGATTTTCTACAAGGTAACCCTCTGTTTTTTTAAATCCTACAAAATAACCCTATTTACTTTTTTTACAAGAGAAACACTCTTAAAAATACTCGCTTAGTTCATAAATTTATTATTCTTAGTACATTTTTCACTCGATTACTCCAAAATACGTGAACTTCTAATGTGCTTCTAGTAGCTTTTAATTAATTTCTGACTTTTCAAAAGTGGTTTTttatctccctaaattatagtgtttGACCCAACTTCTACTTTTACAATTAAAAAAGCACCTAAAAAGCTTGGGCAAACACCCCCTAAATTGTTGTTTCAAAAAACTTTTAAGTCCATCTGGTTCCAACACATTAGAAGCTTCTGGAGGTAAGTCTTTTACACATTATTTTCAATTGGGATTCTCTCCATTTATGCCTCTCTCCATTTCCTTACATTTCTTATTAACATTCAAGATTTCGTTTTAAAACGATCCAACGGTTGATTGTTTGATGAGTTGGAGGATGAATAATGATTTAATATTGTTGCATTAGAGGAAAttgaaggaaatggagaggatccatacTCCATTATTTTACCCCAAATTATCATATACACCAAAATCATCTCTAAATTACCTAGTTTGGAAGTGTTGGAAAAACCTATTAATATATGTAGGAAATTATATATtgagtcgtctttgtcattgctctgttgtcaagtttctcaaaattagtagctaccacattgtcacttgcaagattcgatttaaaaaaataaaccaaagttatcaaagaaataaggtattaactaactaatttctatgtatttcaaaactgtatatttttaaattgatcaacaactaattgctcgaacaaatattaacaatacgataaaaatatcaaaagtaaaaccgataaacccgtgaatttcacgggttacAAACCTAGTTGTGGCTAAAAATGCTTAATTATTAGTATTGTTAAAATATGACATGATAAAGGAAGAACAAAACTAAAAAAAGTTCTTCCATTGTACCCATGATAGTTTGAGAACATAATTTAATCACCCCTCTTTGTATATGGGTGTCACATCCCACTTATAGGCCTTATTTTTGGTAGATAATAACATATTAGGTGAAATTAATATATTTCGATTtagaccctgttcttttggactggaATTTTTTGAATGAACTgaattaagagttaatttgtgaagagaagaGCTAAACTGAATTAAATGAAGCTGACAGAACTTAATAGAACTTAATAGAGCCAAAATGAGTTGAAATTGTCCAAAAGAACAAAGTCTTAATCGTATATTGTAGATTGACCAATCAATCTACTAATTTCGCGTGTTTGgttaaagcatattgagataacATATTGGTCGGAGGGTGATTGTTGAAGGCGATTGCATTAACGTAATTGACGACATCAAGTTTCGGAAACATGGACGCATCGATGTTTTCTTAGTTTATAAAGACATTTTTTCCTTATGTAATTGGTTTGATACGATTTCTTTTGCTTTTACTCGTAGAAACTATAATCGTTTAGCTCATGAATTTGCTCGCGCATCTCCGTGGACAATAGGTCGAAGATGCTGGAGTAATTCAATTCCGGAGTATTTGATGTGTATTATTGCGGCTGATTCTATGCATTAACCCAttgttgggttttttttttctaaaaaaaaaaaaaaacccaaaatctAATAATGGTACCCAAGAGCACTTAGATAACTGGCGAAGAGTTGTTCTAACTTAACTAGAGGTTTCGTGTTTGAGACTTAGGAATGCAGGAGTGTTAAAACTCATCTAGGAGAGTTTTACCACCCTAGTGGTTCACCCTCCTCAGTGGTGGAGCGAGGGGGAGACTAGCAGAGGCGGTCGCCCCCGCTGGGGTTTCGAGATTTaaagttaaaattttcgaattttttcgacACCCCCTTATATTATTACCCTTTCGCCCCGACTGAAATTTTTCACCCCGCTAACTTCAAATCGTGGCTCCGCCACTGCCCTGTCATTGTCCCTACTTAAATCGAGACTAAACCGGATgatgtaaaaaaaattaataaaggtaGTTGTTGAGCTATGATTCTTGATGATGACAAGTTCCCAATCCTTTGTTCCTTCTCATTCATTGTTTTGGCAAGAGTTCTAATGTTGGAGGTTTGAACTACATCCATCAAAGAGGTTGGAAGCTGCTATACTTGTATGTCCGTCTTTGTCTAGCAACATTGTATGAATATGATTCTTAAGCTCACTCGTTGTGTTCTGAACAGTGTCGAAGACTGTTCAGCACTGAATGGTTCACCAGTACAGAATGAAGAAGACGTGATTTATTTTGGCAAAGAAAGAATTTCGAATAAAATATTTTCTGAATAAAATAGTTTGGCTAAGATATTTTTATGATAACTTTCTGGTTGTTTTGAAAAAAATATCTTTGGAAAATATTTGGAAGATTTATCTTACAAAATAAGTCAAATTATTTTATTGAATATTTTTATTCTAAAAGATATCATTTGCTTTATCTCTTTGCCAAAAATATAGGATTTGTTTCCAAACTATTTTCCTATATATATTTGTAGTTGACCATCCATCTGATTTACCGAAAAATAGAGCATTAGAGATTGCACCAAAAGCTTTTGTCTTGCAAATCATTCTTCACGTGTATTTTAATCTAAAAATCATTTGCAAAGTTTTTTTCGTGTCCTGTGAACCATTCTCGTGTGCTTAAGTTTCTCATATTCATAGGACTAATTTGTTCTCCATTGTTCTTAAGTATTAaaccatataaggagacaaaGTTTGTTGTAATTTTCTTTTTGTGAGAGAGTGCTTTTTGGGTACGGGGTTGATCGTGGGGATTTACTTTGTAATCGGGTTTGGTTATAAAGTGAATATTAATAAGAGAGAGGTGGACGTAGACCTTTAAAAGTAGGTCGAACCACGGTAAAAATCTCGTGTCTCGTGCCTTCTTTTCGTTTTGGTTATTTTCATTTCTCGTTTTACTTTTCTTTTTGATTCACGCGCTGAGTTATCACAGTATAGGAGAACTCTGATTGTTTGAACAGTTTCCGTGACTGTTCATTTTGCCTGTATACCGTGCTATTATCGAACGGGCCAAattgacaaattggtaaaaaaagtgagGGGCTatggacaaattggtaaaaaaagtttatctttggacaaattggtaaaaaaaaatgatgaattgGACAAATACACAAAAAAATAAGTAATCATCCAAATAATTAGTGTGTAATTAGTTACTTACCAATTTCGGGTCTGTTTGTTGGCCGGGTAAGTTTCGGGGAGCAAGAGGATAGTGTTGAATCGCATTCAATTTAGGTTAGTTTTTAATAGTTCATGAAAGGTATTGCATTTTTGGGAGCCCGAATATGACTCGGAATcggaattgacccgacccgaccatGACCCGAGCTTTGTTGACAcgtaactgacccgacccgaaataacccgatcTGAAAATACTCAACTTGAAAATGACCCGATAAACATAACTCTAACTGACCAtatgaaatcacaattaaattATTTACGTTGCAATAAAAAAAATTAAGGGATATTCTACGTGGTAACCCTATGTTTTTTTCGTTTTCCACATGGTAACCTCATCTTCACCAAAAATGTCTTTGACTAGCCATAACTCAACCACGAGTTCTGAAAGCAGTGATTtcttttttcaaattgaccggcTTTACGAGATCTtttaatctaaaaaaaaaaattgtcagtTTTTGAACTCGTGGCAAGAATTACGGTCAGTTAAACTTTAAACTTTGACTGACCGTACCTCTTTATGGCGAGTTCGGAATgcgacattttttttttcaaattgagcGCTTTTATGATAtctttgatttgaaaaaaaaaatcgtcgcTTTCGGAACTCGTGGTTGTGAGTTATGGCCAGTCAAAGACGTTTTTGGTGAAAATGAGGTTACCATGTAGAAAACGAAAAAACATAgggttaccatgtagaatatctCAAAAATTAATCATTAAAACTAAACTATAAATAGGTAATAATCTAAAATGCACTTTTTGCTCTCTTAATTATTGGCCTGAAAATGACCTAGACCGAAATAACCCTACCCGCTTAACCCGAAACAGATCCGACCAACAAACACTCAAGTACCGTAAAAGTCCCGACCGAAATAACCGACCCGCTTACTCAAATGACTACCAGTCCAACAAACACCGCTGTCCGAAACATACCTGATCAACAAACAGACCCGAAATTGGGCAAGTAACTGATTACACACTAATTATTCGGAAtgcgacattttttttttttaaattgagcGCTTTTATGATAtctttgatttgaaaaaaaaaaatcgtcgcTTTCGGAACTCGTGGTTGTGAGTTATGGCCAGTCAAAGACGTTTTTGGTGAAAATGAGGTTACCATGTAGAAAACGAAAAAACATAgggttaccatgtagaatatctCAAAAATTAATCATTAAAACTAAACTATAAATAGGTAATAATCTAAAATGCacttttttctctcttaattattgGCCTGAAAATGACCTAGACCGAAATAACCCTACCCGCTTAACCCGAAACAGATCCGACCAACAAACACTGCTACCCGTAAAAGTCCCGACCCGAAATAACCGACCCGCTTACTCTGAAACAGACCCAACAAACACCGCTGCCCGAAACATACCTGATCAACAAACAGACCCGAAATTGGGCAAGTAACTGATTACACACTAATTATTTGGATGATTACTTATTTTTTGGTGTATTTGTCcaattcatcattttttttaccaatttgtccaaagataaactttttttaccaatttgtccatAACCCcttactttttttaccaatttgtcaatTTGGCATCGAACGTGAACAAGTTATTCGCTTTAATTTCACTTTAATTTTCaaaagggtacttaattcaccccttaccctcttaagtaccggatcGATAAACTCAACCGTAGCTATTGTGTTTTGATAACTTGACCATGTTGTCATGATTTGGCATACAAAAATGGAAGAGAgcacaaataattttttttttttgggcagcACAGTACAAATAATTGAAGTCTAAAATGAGATAGTAAGATTAGGGTATACCTCCAAGTCCGAGGATGGCAACCGTAGAAATGAGAGCTTCCTCATTACTTGGGCTGCACATTATCTCTATCaatttcttcttctcttcttctctcCCCACAAATTCAGTAGCATTAGCAGCTGCATGTTGTCGAGCTTGACTCAATCTCTCGCTACCTTCATCATTATTTGAAGACATCCCTGTAATCCCATCTTTTGTGATTTCCACTTGCTTGAGACCCATGTTTTGGGCATTCTTGTCTAGTTCATCAAACATGGCTAAGGCATCCCTAACCCTGCGAGACATCCTAATCCGAAATACAATGGGATTGTTGTTACGACTGAATAAGCCTCGGAATTGCTTTTTCTGCTCGCGTTCCCTTCGGATGATTTCATAGTCGTAATCATCAATGATATCATCAGCAACATAAGCCGCATCCTTGACTTTTAAAACCCAATCGTTGACCTGCCCTCTCTTGTCAGCATGTTTTGCGCTCTCTACGTCCTTGAGAAAGAGTTGGAGGTTCGAGAATTTGGTCTTAAGCTTTTCAAGCTCATCCTTGAGACCCCACACCATCTTCATCTCTTCGATGGTTCGACCCATTAAAAGCCGACCCGTGGCCTTTGCGGCATCACTCGCCAAGCTGATCGCCGCCGCTTCAGCCATCGCAATCTTTacgattatttatttatttattatttatttattaataaaGTTATTGTAAAACACAGCCTCTTTTCATTTTTGAGTGAGTAAAG from Silene latifolia isolate original U9 population chromosome 10, ASM4854445v1, whole genome shotgun sequence encodes:
- the LOC141604830 gene encoding putative disease resistance protein RGA3 isoform X1, yielding MVRQSRVMEFPEKCIAEDRGTSRMSDFNHHSSQRSHNGIPSCNTLVKKTLRRARLGSFKKTSPNFIILEEIGKRIVKKCDGAPLAIKAIGGILQSKQLPSEWELIEKSEIWDLPQNDENQILPSLRLTFDHLPCPSLKQCFAYCAACRPKGHVMDKDELVNIWLAQGFLHQSETKSLTMEEIGEEYLMVLLNYSLLNEVNHMQYDMHDLVYDLAVDVSGKDLLFWKPKDEQKINSCRHLVIDTKDVEALSNLPITKTLKKLRTISNGLPHNVLTHAKYLRTLSVDACEIKELPSSIGLLKHLRFLSVSYNPIETLPDSIGKLYLLQTLRLLDCFDMKVLPAILYRLTNLIHIPTTTLMHASRGLRELTNIHTLPRLSLGGDDDDDDDDDGWSINELGGLQKLMGEIHISGLELVKTKDNAREADLAGKAKVSNIILAWAKEREEISGGSYDEDVLDGLQPHPNIISLELQNFFGLTFPSWMVRMAVVSEGGSSPSLLKNLTSFKLLNCSRCEMLPTLGHLPCLKYLVLSGLKVESLGKDFYSVPLNQGNNKVNRVSFPSLTELKIFNFKSLKTWVLPSTGEETIVFPLLDVIKLEDCPELETIPALDYFQSLKTLQLSHVGIQSLEITKQNPSSMLSPEVNLKLETLEIYECEKLVSLPGELQFVASLKTVKVTNCHALTSLPNDLFNGLASLTWLLIWGCKALSNIPTSLEKCVSLARLTIIDCPSVKGPTPDFSKLKGLQELSKTGNSIELMISMLKAVEHLPNLTRLNTGRFSDKEEQELYFSDVTPILQNQSLRELELEGCPNIKSLPEQLQLLTQIKSLGIWNFDDLEELPEWVGRLSSLEVLRLGSCEKLKDIPSKEVFLQMTRLRLLSIWECPFLAESCVKDDGSDWSKISHIPSIQINFKEIQNME
- the LOC141604830 gene encoding putative disease resistance protein RGA3 isoform X2, producing MEFPEKCIAEDRGTSRMSDFNHHSSQRSHNGIPSCNTLVKKTLRRARLGSFKKTSPNFIILEEIGKRIVKKCDGAPLAIKAIGGILQSKQLPSEWELIEKSEIWDLPQNDENQILPSLRLTFDHLPCPSLKQCFAYCAACRPKGHVMDKDELVNIWLAQGFLHQSETKSLTMEEIGEEYLMVLLNYSLLNEVNHMQYDMHDLVYDLAVDVSGKDLLFWKPKDEQKINSCRHLVIDTKDVEALSNLPITKTLKKLRTISNGLPHNVLTHAKYLRTLSVDACEIKELPSSIGLLKHLRFLSVSYNPIETLPDSIGKLYLLQTLRLLDCFDMKVLPAILYRLTNLIHIPTTTLMHASRGLRELTNIHTLPRLSLGGDDDDDDDDDGWSINELGGLQKLMGEIHISGLELVKTKDNAREADLAGKAKVSNIILAWAKEREEISGGSYDEDVLDGLQPHPNIISLELQNFFGLTFPSWMVRMAVVSEGGSSPSLLKNLTSFKLLNCSRCEMLPTLGHLPCLKYLVLSGLKVESLGKDFYSVPLNQGNNKVNRVSFPSLTELKIFNFKSLKTWVLPSTGEETIVFPLLDVIKLEDCPELETIPALDYFQSLKTLQLSHVGIQSLEITKQNPSSMLSPEVNLKLETLEIYECEKLVSLPGELQFVASLKTVKVTNCHALTSLPNDLFNGLASLTWLLIWGCKALSNIPTSLEKCVSLARLTIIDCPSVKGPTPDFSKLKGLQELSKTGNSIELMISMLKAVEHLPNLTRLNTGRFSDKEEQELYFSDVTPILQNQSLRELELEGCPNIKSLPEQLQLLTQIKSLGIWNFDDLEELPEWVGRLSSLEVLRLGSCEKLKDIPSKEVFLQMTRLRLLSIWECPFLAESCVKDDGSDWSKISHIPSIQINFKEIQNME